Genomic segment of Arachis hypogaea cultivar Tifrunner chromosome 16, arahy.Tifrunner.gnm2.J5K5, whole genome shotgun sequence:
tgtatttctgtaatcgtttgggtgaattcctgtaaccgtttgggtgtatttctgtaatcctttgggtgtatttctgtaatcgtttgggtgtatttctgaagttctattatcttcaaatttagcaagaagaagaagaagagtcgttcataatgcatggtgagtagcgcaCTTTGGAAACAGAAAATTGTTGAATAACGTGCgttttatttactcttgaatgtggaAGTGTGTGCGTTAATTAAGTGTAATGCGTGTGTTTTATtgaacttgtaagacttgtaagccaaaaagacttgtatgtgtagcaggcctctaATTAGAAATAGTAAAAAATTCTCAATTCTCTTGAACAAAAAAATctcataataattaaaatacacaCTTGATTAGTATGTATAAATagtgaataaaaattttatttatatcaattgtacataataattataatttattatgtaCAATTTATGACTCGCTCTTCTTTTATCAATAAGTACAATATTTCAAACATATActattcttaaaaaattatatttctttagCCAAATAATACTATATACTATTATTATAATTGACAATAAATAAACGATTAATAattgttttttaatattaataatattaattaggcTATTATAAATACCTTTTATACACACTCACAAATATAATTAGGCTATTATAATTGGTGAAACAAGAGAAAAAGTAAAGAATTTAGTTtgcaactaaaataaataatttttttatgataaaattttGATCATTAAAATACCATTtatattacaaataaaataagTAGTACATAACCCTTATGTCGTTTGTATATTAcgcaaaaatataaataattttaaatattaatgtctGTATAGAACTATaaataatgaatttaatttatttattaaaaaaaagtccAGTTCCAACTTCCAACTCAATTTATTGGCGATAATAATATCTCCGGCAGTTTCTGAGCGCGAGTGCCACGTGAATAGTGCACATTCAATGAACCTCGTCAAGTCGTCGTCCGTCGCCACTCCAAACGCATAGgtgtcaaaaatacaaaaatgtgtATAAAACTATAAATCAAAATCACAGTGGCAACATGCGCAATTGTCTCAAAAATGCATGGGCACTTTCGTAAATCCAAAATACGTAGAACTTATAAGCTTCTTtcccttctctcattctctctctcacTCGCGTCTTCGAGGTTCTCAGCGAAGTCGTAAAAGgtactctctctttctctctctctctgcgcTTTGGATCCTCAAATCTAGGGCTTCATCCTCATCCATCCTTCTTTGAAATTTCCCTGATCGGGTCAACATTTTTCGTTATCCAAATCTAGATATGCAAGGCTAATCTTcatttcttccctctttcagtcCTTGTAATGTTACTCACTAAACTCTTCTTGAGTTCTGACTTTTTGGCTCTACCTCAGTAAATTGTTCTCATAATTATAAAATACATCTTTGAGATCTTTGGTTTCTTTTTTCTGATTATAGTTGTTTCACTTAATTTGCGGAAGTGCggattttatttcttagatttgatttttttcctcttttgctTGTTCCGTTTCTGTGTTTTGTTTATTGTGGTGCTACGATCGTTATGGTAACTTTATTATTGTGATGGAGTTTCTTCAAAGCTACTCAGCCATGAGAAATGGATCTCATGTTACCAGAGTTGTGGTTATCAATCTGAAAATTTGACCGGTTGATtcgatgtttcttttctttttctttaacatATTTAAGATGGCTTCAGAATTGATATGATTGGTCTCTTGATTGAATTTGCGAGCTGATTGCAAGCTCTGAAGACGATGTTTATGcaatttaacatttaaattaaGAATTATTGCTTGTCTATTGTTGGAAATGGATTAGATTGCATTAGTACCAGTGGGTCAGTTTCTGCTTTTTGTGAAATGTTATATAATATCCGTGTTGCCTTGTACCATTTCTCTTGATTATACTAGTTTGGTGGATTTTACttcctcatttttttatttaattcataAGTAGATGTACTTCAAATATCAATCGGCAACAGTTGTATTCTTTTTCTGATTGTTTACTGCTATTTCCTGTTCTcactgtatttatttatttattttcaagtgTTTGGTGTGCTTCTTGAATAAGGTTTGTGTTGTTAGGGTTTCACAAGATGGAGGGCATGCATAGCTTCTGGCAATTGGGTGATGAACTTCGTGGTCACTCAAAGTCATCTGAGGATCACAAATGGTTGATGGTTGCTTCTAAATTGGCTGAGCAGACAAGATCAAAGGGAGAACGAGTGAATAACTTAGATCTCTCAAAGGGCCCTATTGAACCAAAGCCAAGAGATAAATTTGGGTTCCAGGAGGAGAACAAGTTTGACACACTTAACTTAAGCATGCTAAATCTGGACTCGAAAGTTACTGAAAATGTGAGCAAAAGCTCACTACGGAACAGTGCTTACAATATTAATGCTGTGTACCACAAAAGCAATGCAAATTTGGTGGGAAACTTGAACAGCAACAAGTATAGTGCTAATATTCCGCACAACAAAGAGTCCAACAATAACAGCAATatcaataacaacaatgaaaACAACAATTCAAATGCAGCTGACAAAAGGTTTAAGACCCTGCCTGCAGCAGAGACACTCCCACGTAATGAAGTGCTTGGTGGATACATCTTTGTCTGTAATAATGACACAATGCAGGAAGACCTCAAACGTCAGCTATTTGGTAAGTAATATTATGGCTATTTGCATTATATTCTCTTATTCAAATACTTGAGGACTGATGCTTCCATTTATTTTGTAGGTTTGCCTCCAAGATATCGAGATTCTGTTCGGGCCATAACACCAGGATTACCTCTATTTCTGTATAACTATACTACTCACCAACTGCATGGCATTTTTGAGGTGGGCTATGGTTAATTTTTCAGAGTATGCTTGTATATGTTGTGTGAAAGAGGCTACTTACTATAATTCATTGGAATAGCCACAAAACCTGAGAACTGTTGTGTGCTGATTTGTGTGGGCAAAGAACAAGAGTGCACTACCAGcagattttattttggtttttgtgCCATTTATAGAATTAGAGAGGTACACTGTTTGGGGGGTTTATGTTTAGCTGCAGTGTCATAGGTCGTTTTGGGGTATCCACTACCTTTTCTTAGTATGAGGGGATGATAATGACTCTCTTTGAATTTGCTCTCCAATAATTTTGTTATTCTTCATCTAGTGGGGTATGTTCTGTTTTGGGAATCTTGTGTTTTTAAAGAGGTCTGTCGTCTCTTGTTTCTTCTCTTGCTTCTTTTAAATAGCTATAGTGTAATGGtggaaaatagagaagaaaaagtTAATGATAGCCTAAGTGAGATTTAGTTTATTTAGTCATTAAGATAATTCTTGGTTGCAGGCAGCAAGTTTTGGTGGCTCTAACATAGATCCAACTGCATGGGAGGACAAAAAGTGCA
This window contains:
- the LOC112755091 gene encoding uncharacterized protein isoform X1, with protein sequence MGTFVNPKYVELISFFPFSHSLSHSRLRGSQRSRKRFVLLGFHKMEGMHSFWQLGDELRGHSKSSEDHKWLMVASKLAEQTRSKGERVNNLDLSKGPIEPKPRDKFGFQEENKFDTLNLSMLNLDSKVTENVSKSSLRNSAYNINAVYHKSNANLVGNLNSNKYSANIPHNKESNNNSNINNNNENNNSNAADKRFKTLPAAETLPRNEVLGGYIFVCNNDTMQEDLKRQLFGLPPRYRDSVRAITPGLPLFLYNYTTHQLHGIFEAASFGGSNIDPTAWEDKKCKGESRFPAQVRIRVRKVCKALEEDAFRPVLHHYDGPKFRLELSVPETLDLMDLCEQAGSAA
- the LOC112755091 gene encoding B2 protein isoform X2 translates to MEGMHSFWQLGDELRGHSKSSEDHKWLMVASKLAEQTRSKGERVNNLDLSKGPIEPKPRDKFGFQEENKFDTLNLSMLNLDSKVTENVSKSSLRNSAYNINAVYHKSNANLVGNLNSNKYSANIPHNKESNNNSNINNNNENNNSNAADKRFKTLPAAETLPRNEVLGGYIFVCNNDTMQEDLKRQLFGLPPRYRDSVRAITPGLPLFLYNYTTHQLHGIFEAASFGGSNIDPTAWEDKKCKGESRFPAQVRIRVRKVCKALEEDAFRPVLHHYDGPKFRLELSVPETLDLMDLCEQAGSAA